From one Anticarsia gemmatalis isolate Benzon Research Colony breed Stoneville strain chromosome 20, ilAntGemm2 primary, whole genome shotgun sequence genomic stretch:
- the LOC142981848 gene encoding uncharacterized protein LOC142981848 isoform X7 has translation MAANIANKLQTLKFEKICRACLEIKKDMRPLFEQLTATMLMGISKVQVEVGDGLPHQLCLQCVHQISRCHAFKEMVERNDAALREHAKVLAEEAFKREEKDKMLALNCQEPYMQYMEVPISNPSQILEGFFNATPDPVPAPAAEQEVKHDFEVEKLEPTPTPAKDKDGLNSDEENYLQLVVFQATSTVSPGRHVCNLCHKEFKHPRWLKQHMRSHTNWIKANCKKPPMCPICERTFKGPGMLKMHMRTHEQRAPKQPTCSVCQRTFASKTLLYRHRQTHFEQKTHLCSVCDKRFYSGYALRSHMARHRGERPYVCSTCNKSFYNPTDLKVRHHYRVTATRYTPSSPRARCASARSPARRCCTATARRTSSRRRTCAPSATSASTAATRCAPTWRATAASGPTSAPPATRASTTPPTSRYDTTTVLLLHDTRQAAHVLGVPAHVRQQDAAVPPPPDALRAEDAPVLRLRQALLQRLRAALPHGAPPRRAALRLLHLQQELLQPHRPQGTTPLPCYCYTIHAKQPTCSVCQRTFASKTLLYRHRQTHFEQKTHLCSVCDKRFYSGYALRSHMARHRGERPYVCSTCNKSFYNPTDLKVRHHYRVTATRYTPSSPRARCASARSPARRCCTATARRTSSRRRTCAPSATSASTAATRCAPTWRATAASGPTSAPPATRASTTPPTSRYDTTTVLLLHDTRQAAHVLGVPAHVRQQDAAVPPPPDALRAEDAPVLRLRQALLQRLRAALPHGAPPRRAALRLLHLQQELLQPHRPQGTTPLPCYCYTIHAKQPTCSVCQRTFASKTLLYRHRQTHFEQKTHLCSVCDKRFYSGYALRSHMARHRGERPYVCSTCNKSFYNPTDLKVHFRLHTGEKPLKCSECNKTFRRHSTLCQHMKKHRGIRNHVCTVCNKGFYEVSKLNAHMRVHTGERPYECQFCSRRFAQQSALIYHRRTHTGEKPYCCKLCSARFTTSSARNNHMVTHTGNKRFVCPVCFKGCTSRTELRVHASKHTGEKLFECETCEQRFSSASYLAVHRRYHSGEMKYHCNVCGKGYIESSSYKKHMKTHDAKAESAAPPATDAEPAADTTTTTSPTTTQGQTQNQVQIQVQGCEQALQLQSQGDVTQQKRYKCGHCVKTYMYLHNLKKHMQLHEQERSRNSEQIIFVQQQQQQPQRQQQQVQQQQQQQQQQQQQQQQQQQLVQQQHRQQLQQQQQVQVQQQQVQVQQQQVSVTNALVSQVQQQQVQQHHQQQQLQQQAVLQVGNVQQLAVPIHAQHVQQGITVSGVQGQHPYPVISSVQSLQLQQTQQQQPQQLQVQTIQIHPQHQPIQIHAVGVQQVQQQQLHVATSTCQTMLPNILQLQPATVAVSGLSQQELGGVTHRIILQPQPSAAHPAVYTIHH, from the exons ATGGCTGCTAATATTGCTAATAAACTACAAACTTTGAAATTCGAGAAAATATGTCGAGCATGTTTGGAAATAAAAAAGGACATGAGACCTCTGTTCGAGCAGCTGACAGCGACAATGCTGATGGGCATATCAAAAGTGCAG GTGGAAGTAGGCGACGGTTTGCCTCATCAGCTGTGCCTGCAGTGCGTGCACCAGATATCCAGGTGTCATGCCTTTAAGGAAATGGTTGAAAGGAACGACGCAGCGCTGCGAGAACACGCCAAAGTCCTGGCTGAAGAGGCCTTCAAAAGAGAGGAG AAAGATAAAATGCTGGCGCTGAACTGCCAGGAGCCATATATGCAGTACATGGAGGTACCCATCTCGAACCCGAGCCAGATTCTCGAGGGGTTCTTCAACGCCACGCCAGATCCTGTACCCGCTCCCGCAGCCGAACAGGAAGTTAAACATGACTTCGAAGTTGAAAAG CTTGAGCCGACACCAACTCCAGCGAAGGACAAGGACGGTCTGAACAGTGACGAGGAGAACTACTTACAACTGGTGGTGTTCCAAGCGACGTCGACtgtgtcccccggccgccacgTGTGCAACCTCTGCCACAAGGAGTTCAAGCACCCGCGCTGGCTCAAACAACACATGCGATCACATACTAACTGGATCAAAGCTAACTGCAAGAAACCACCCATGTGCCCTATTTGTGAGAGGACTTTTAAG GGTCCGGGCATGCTAAAGATGCACATGCGCACGCACGAGCAGCGCGCGCCCAAGCAGCCCACGTGCTCGGTGTGCCAGCGCACGTTCGCCAGCAAGACGCTGCTGTACCGCCACCGCCAGACGCACTTCGAGCAGAAGACGCACCTGTGCTCCGTCTGCGACAAGCGCTTCTACAGCGGCTACGCGCTGCGCTCCCACATGGCGCGCCACCGCGGCGAGCGGCCCTACGTCTGCTCCACCTGCAACAAGAGCTTCTACAACCCCACCGACCTCAAGGTACGACACCACTACCGTGTTACTGCTACACGATACACGCCAAGCAGCCCACGTGCTCGGTGTGCCAGCGCACGTTCGCCAGCAAGACGCTGCTGTACCGCCACCGCCAGACGCACTTCGAGCAGAAGACGCACCTGTGCTCCGTCTGCGACAAGCGCTTCTACAGCGGCTACGCGCTGCGCTCCCACATGGCGCGCCACCGCGGCGAGCGGCCCTACGTCTGCTCCACCTGCAACAAGAGCTTCTACAACCCCACCGACCTCAAGGTACGACACCACTACCGTGTTACTGCTACACGATACACGCCAAGCAGCCCACGTGCTCGGTGTGCCAGCGCACGTTCGCCAGCAAGACGCTGCTGTACCGCCACCGCCAGACGCACTTCGAGCAGAAGACGCACCTGTGCTCCGTCTGCGACAAGCGCTTCTACAGCGGCTACGCGCTGCGCTCCCACATGGCGCGCCACCGCGGCGAGCGGCCCTACGTCTGCTCCACCTGCAACAAGAGCTTCTACAACCCCACCGACCTCAAGGTACGACACCACTACCGTGTTACTGCTACACGATACACGCCAAGCAGCCCACGTGCTCGGTGTGCCAGCGCACGTTCGCCAGCAAGACGCTGCTGTACCGCCACCGCCAGACGCACTTCGAGCAGAAGACGCACCTGTGCTCCGTCTGCGACAAGCGCTTCTACAGCGGCTACGCGCTGCGCTCCCACATGGCGCGCCACCGCGGCGAGCGGCCCTACGTCTGCTCCACCTGCAACAAGAGCTTCTACAACCCCACCGACCTCAAGGTACGACACCACTACCGTGTTACTGCTACACGATACACGCCAAGCAGCCCACGTGCTCGGTGTGCCAGCGCACGTTCGCCAGCAAGACGCTGCTGTACCGCCACCGCCAGACGCACTTCGAGCAGAAGACGCACCTGTGCTCCGTCTGCGACAAGCGCTTCTACAGCGGCTACGCGCTGCGCTCCCACATGGCGCGCCACCGCGGCGAGCGGCCCTACGTCTGCTCCACCTGCAACAAGAGCTTCTACAACCCCACCGACCTCAAGGTACGACACCACTACCGTGTTACTGCTACACGATACACGCCAAGCAGCCCACGTGCTCGGTGTGCCAGCGCACGTTCGCCAGCAAGACGCTGCTGTACCGCCACCGCCAGACGCACTTCGAGCAGAAGACGCACCTGTGCTCCGTCTGCGACAAGCGCTTCTACAGCGGCTACGCGCTGCGCTCCCACATGGCGCGCCACCGCGGCGAGCGGCCCTACGTCTGCTCCACCTGCAACAAGAGCTTCTACAACCCCACCGACCTCAAGGTACGACACCACTACCGTGTTACTGCTACACGATACACGCCAAGCAGCCCACGTGCTCGGTGTGCCAGCGCACGTTCGCCAGCAAGACGCTGCTGTACCGCCACCGCCAGACGCACTTCGAGCAGAAGACGCACCTGTGCTCCGTCTGCGACAAGCGCTTCTACAGCGGCTACGCGCTGCGCTCCCACATGGCGCGCCACCGCGGCGAGCGGCCCTACGTCTGCTCCACCTGCAACAAGAGCTTCTACAACCCCACCGACCTCAAG GTCCACTTCCGCCTGCACACTGGTGAGAAGCCGCTGAAATGTTCGGAGTGCAACAAGACGTTCCGCCGCCACTCGACGCTGTGCCAGCACATGAAGAAGCACCGCGGCATCCGCAACCACGTGTGTACTGTCTGCAACAAGGGCTTCTACGAGGTCTCCAAGCTTAACGCGCATATGAGAGTTCACACgg GCGAGCGGCCGTACGAGTGTCAGTTCTGCTCTCGTCGCTTCGCGCAGCAGTCGGCGCTGATCTACCACCGGCGCACGCACACGGGCGAGAAGCCCTACTGCTGCAAGCTGTGCTCGGCGCGCTTCACCACCTCCTCCGCCAGGAACAACCACATGGTCACGCACACCGGCAACAAGAG GTTCGTGTGCCCGGTGTGCTTCAAGGGCTGCACGTCCCGCACGGAGCTGCGCGTGCATGCCAGCAAGCACACGGGCGAGAAGCTGTTCGAGTGCGAGACGTGCGAGCAGCGGTTCAGCTCCGCCTCCTACCTGGCCGTGCACCGCCGGTACCACTCCGGAGAGATGAAGTACCACTGCAACGTCTGCGGGAAAG GTTACATCGAGTCAAGTTCGTACAAGAAGCACATGAAGACCCACGACGCGAAGGCGGAGAGCGCGGCGCCACCGGCCACTGACGCTGAGCCCGCCGCCGACACCACCACCACCACGTCACCCACCACCACACAAG GTCAAACTCAGAACCAAGTCCAGATCCAAGTGCAAGGCTGCGAGCAGGCGCTGCAGCTGCAGAGTCAGGGCGACGTGACGCAGCAGAAGAGGTACAAGTGCGGACACTGCGTCAAGACATACATGTATCTACACAACCTCAAGAAACACATGCAGTTGCACGAACAA GAACGGTCCCGCAACTCGGAACAAATAATCTTCGTCCAACAACAGCAGCAACAGCCGCAGCGGCAACAACAACAAGTccagcagcaacaacaacaacagcaacaaCAGCAGCAGCAACAGCAACAGCAACAACAGTTGGTGCAACAACAACATCGACAACAATTGCAGCAACAACAACAAGTCCAAGTGCAGCAACAACAAGTGCAAGTTCAACAACAACAA GTTTCAGTGACAAATGCGCTTGTGTCGCAGGTGCAACAACAGCAGGTGCAACAACACCATCAACAACAACAGCTGCAACAGCAGGCGGTGCTGCAAGTCGGCAACGTGCAACAACTCGCCGTGCCGATACACGCACAACATGTGCAACAAGGCATCACTGTCTCTGGTGTACAg GGTCAGCACCCATACCCTGTGATATCATCAGTGCAGTCGCTGCAACTGCAGCAGACACAACAG CAACAGCCCCAGCAACTACAAGTGCAGACGATACAGATACACCCACAACATCAACCAATACAAATACAC
- the LOC142981848 gene encoding uncharacterized protein LOC142981848 isoform X3: MARHRGERPYVCSTCNKSFYNPTDLKVRHHYRVTATRYTPSSPRARCASARSPARRCCTATARRTSSRRRTCAPSATSASTAATRCAPTWRATAASGPTSAPPATRASTTPPTSRYDTTTVLLLHDTRQAAHVLGVPAHVRQQDAAVPPPPDALRAEDAPVLRLRQALLQRLRAALPHGAPPRRAALRLLHLQQELLQPHRPQGTTPLPCYCYTIHAKQPTCSVCQRTFASKTLLYRHRQTHFEQKTHLCSVCDKRFYSGYALRSHMARHRGERPYVCSTCNKSFYNPTDLKVRHHYRVTATRYTPSSPRARCASARSPARRCCTATARRTSSRRRTCAPSATSASTAATRCAPTWRATAASGPTSAPPATRASTTPPTSRYDTTTVLLLHDTRQAAHVLGVPAHVRQQDAAVPPPPDALRAEDAPVLRLRQALLQRLRAALPHGAPPRRAALRLLHLQQELLQPHRPQGTTPLPCYCYTIHAKQPTCSVCQRTFASKTLLYRHRQTHFEQKTHLCSVCDKRFYSGYALRSHMARHRGERPYVCSTCNKSFYNPTDLKVRHHYRVTATRYTPSSPRARCASARSPARRCCTATARRTSSRRRTCAPSATSASTAATRCAPTWRATAASGPTSAPPATRASTTPPTSRYDTTTVLLLHDTRQAAHVLGVPAHVRQQDAAVPPPPDALRAEDAPVLRLRQALLQRLRAALPHGAPPRRAALRLLHLQQELLQPHRPQGTTPLPCYCYTIHAKQPTCSVCQRTFASKTLLYRHRQTHFEQKTHLCSVCDKRFYSGYALRSHMARHRGERPYVCSTCNKSFYNPTDLKVHFRLHTGEKPLKCSECNKTFRRHSTLCQHMKKHRGIRNHVCTVCNKGFYEVSKLNAHMRVHTGERPYECQFCSRRFAQQSALIYHRRTHTGEKPYCCKLCSARFTTSSARNNHMVTHTGNKRFVCPVCFKGCTSRTELRVHASKHTGEKLFECETCEQRFSSASYLAVHRRYHSGEMKYHCNVCGKGYIESSSYKKHMKTHDAKAESAAPPATDAEPAADTTTTTSPTTTQGQTQNQVQIQVQGCEQALQLQSQGDVTQQKRYKCGHCVKTYMYLHNLKKHMQLHEQERSRNSEQIIFVQQQQQQPQRQQQQVQQQQQQQQQQQQQQQQQQQLVQQQHRQQLQQQQQVQVQQQQVQVQQQQVQQQQVQQHHQQQQLQQQAVLQVGNVQQLAVPIHAQHVQQGITVSGVQGQHPYPVISSVQSLQLQQTQQVNTQQPQQLQVQTIQIHPQHQPIQIHAVGVQQVQQQQLHVATSTCQTMLPNILQLQPATVAVSGLSQQELGGVTHRIILQPQPSAAHPAVYTIHH, translated from the exons ATGGCGCGCCACCGCGGCGAGCGGCCCTACGTCTGCTCCACCTGCAACAAGAGCTTCTACAACCCCACCGACCTCAAGGTACGACACCACTACCGTGTTACTGCTACACGATACACGCCAAGCAGCCCACGTGCTCGGTGTGCCAGCGCACGTTCGCCAGCAAGACGCTGCTGTACCGCCACCGCCAGACGCACTTCGAGCAGAAGACGCACCTGTGCTCCGTCTGCGACAAGCGCTTCTACAGCGGCTACGCGCTGCGCTCCCACATGGCGCGCCACCGCGGCGAGCGGCCCTACGTCTGCTCCACCTGCAACAAGAGCTTCTACAACCCCACCGACCTCAAGGTACGACACCACTACCGTGTTACTGCTACACGATACACGCCAAGCAGCCCACGTGCTCGGTGTGCCAGCGCACGTTCGCCAGCAAGACGCTGCTGTACCGCCACCGCCAGACGCACTTCGAGCAGAAGACGCACCTGTGCTCCGTCTGCGACAAGCGCTTCTACAGCGGCTACGCGCTGCGCTCCCACATGGCGCGCCACCGCGGCGAGCGGCCCTACGTCTGCTCCACCTGCAACAAGAGCTTCTACAACCCCACCGACCTCAAGGTACGACACCACTACCGTGTTACTGCTACACGATACACGCCAAGCAGCCCACGTGCTCGGTGTGCCAGCGCACGTTCGCCAGCAAGACGCTGCTGTACCGCCACCGCCAGACGCACTTCGAGCAGAAGACGCACCTGTGCTCCGTCTGCGACAAGCGCTTCTACAGCGGCTACGCGCTGCGCTCCCACATGGCGCGCCACCGCGGCGAGCGGCCCTACGTCTGCTCCACCTGCAACAAGAGCTTCTACAACCCCACCGACCTCAAGGTACGACACCACTACCGTGTTACTGCTACACGATACACGCCAAGCAGCCCACGTGCTCGGTGTGCCAGCGCACGTTCGCCAGCAAGACGCTGCTGTACCGCCACCGCCAGACGCACTTCGAGCAGAAGACGCACCTGTGCTCCGTCTGCGACAAGCGCTTCTACAGCGGCTACGCGCTGCGCTCCCACATGGCGCGCCACCGCGGCGAGCGGCCCTACGTCTGCTCCACCTGCAACAAGAGCTTCTACAACCCCACCGACCTCAAGGTACGACACCACTACCGTGTTACTGCTACACGATACACGCCAAGCAGCCCACGTGCTCGGTGTGCCAGCGCACGTTCGCCAGCAAGACGCTGCTGTACCGCCACCGCCAGACGCACTTCGAGCAGAAGACGCACCTGTGCTCCGTCTGCGACAAGCGCTTCTACAGCGGCTACGCGCTGCGCTCCCACATGGCGCGCCACCGCGGCGAGCGGCCCTACGTCTGCTCCACCTGCAACAAGAGCTTCTACAACCCCACCGACCTCAAGGTACGACACCACTACCGTGTTACTGCTACACGATACACGCCAAGCAGCCCACGTGCTCGGTGTGCCAGCGCACGTTCGCCAGCAAGACGCTGCTGTACCGCCACCGCCAGACGCACTTCGAGCAGAAGACGCACCTGTGCTCCGTCTGCGACAAGCGCTTCTACAGCGGCTACGCGCTGCGCTCCCACATGGCGCGCCACCGCGGCGAGCGGCCCTACGTCTGCTCCACCTGCAACAAGAGCTTCTACAACCCCACCGACCTCAAGGTACGACACCACTACCGTGTTACTGCTACACGATACACGCCAAGCAGCCCACGTGCTCGGTGTGCCAGCGCACGTTCGCCAGCAAGACGCTGCTGTACCGCCACCGCCAGACGCACTTCGAGCAGAAGACGCACCTGTGCTCCGTCTGCGACAAGCGCTTCTACAGCGGCTACGCGCTGCGCTCCCACATGGCGCGCCACCGCGGCGAGCGGCCCTACGTCTGCTCCACCTGCAACAAGAGCTTCTACAACCCCACCGACCTCAAGGTACGACACCACTACCGTGTTACTGCTACACGATACACGCCAAGCAGCCCACGTGCTCGGTGTGCCAGCGCACGTTCGCCAGCAAGACGCTGCTGTACCGCCACCGCCAGACGCACTTCGAGCAGAAGACGCACCTGTGCTCCGTCTGCGACAAGCGCTTCTACAGCGGCTACGCGCTGCGCTCCCACATGGCGCGCCACCGCGGCGAGCGGCCCTACGTCTGCTCCACCTGCAACAAGAGCTTCTACAACCCCACCGACCTCAAGGTACGACACCACTACCGTGTTACTGCTACACGATACACGCCAAGCAGCCCACGTGCTCGGTGTGCCAGCGCACGTTCGCCAGCAAGACGCTGCTGTACCGCCACCGCCAGACGCACTTCGAGCAGAAGACGCACCTGTGCTCCGTCTGCGACAAGCGCTTCTACAGCGGCTACGCGCTGCGCTCCCACATGGCGCGCCACCGCGGCGAGCGGCCCTACGTCTGCTCCACCTGCAACAAGAGCTTCTACAACCCCACCGACCTCAAG GTCCACTTCCGCCTGCACACTGGTGAGAAGCCGCTGAAATGTTCGGAGTGCAACAAGACGTTCCGCCGCCACTCGACGCTGTGCCAGCACATGAAGAAGCACCGCGGCATCCGCAACCACGTGTGTACTGTCTGCAACAAGGGCTTCTACGAGGTCTCCAAGCTTAACGCGCATATGAGAGTTCACACgg GCGAGCGGCCGTACGAGTGTCAGTTCTGCTCTCGTCGCTTCGCGCAGCAGTCGGCGCTGATCTACCACCGGCGCACGCACACGGGCGAGAAGCCCTACTGCTGCAAGCTGTGCTCGGCGCGCTTCACCACCTCCTCCGCCAGGAACAACCACATGGTCACGCACACCGGCAACAAGAG GTTCGTGTGCCCGGTGTGCTTCAAGGGCTGCACGTCCCGCACGGAGCTGCGCGTGCATGCCAGCAAGCACACGGGCGAGAAGCTGTTCGAGTGCGAGACGTGCGAGCAGCGGTTCAGCTCCGCCTCCTACCTGGCCGTGCACCGCCGGTACCACTCCGGAGAGATGAAGTACCACTGCAACGTCTGCGGGAAAG GTTACATCGAGTCAAGTTCGTACAAGAAGCACATGAAGACCCACGACGCGAAGGCGGAGAGCGCGGCGCCACCGGCCACTGACGCTGAGCCCGCCGCCGACACCACCACCACCACGTCACCCACCACCACACAAG GTCAAACTCAGAACCAAGTCCAGATCCAAGTGCAAGGCTGCGAGCAGGCGCTGCAGCTGCAGAGTCAGGGCGACGTGACGCAGCAGAAGAGGTACAAGTGCGGACACTGCGTCAAGACATACATGTATCTACACAACCTCAAGAAACACATGCAGTTGCACGAACAA GAACGGTCCCGCAACTCGGAACAAATAATCTTCGTCCAACAACAGCAGCAACAGCCGCAGCGGCAACAACAACAAGTccagcagcaacaacaacaacagcaacaaCAGCAGCAGCAACAGCAACAGCAACAACAGTTGGTGCAACAACAACATCGACAACAATTGCAGCAACAACAACAAGTCCAAGTGCAGCAACAACAAGTGCAAGTTCAACAACAACAA GTGCAACAACAGCAGGTGCAACAACACCATCAACAACAACAGCTGCAACAGCAGGCGGTGCTGCAAGTCGGCAACGTGCAACAACTCGCCGTGCCGATACACGCACAACATGTGCAACAAGGCATCACTGTCTCTGGTGTACAg GGTCAGCACCCATACCCTGTGATATCATCAGTGCAGTCGCTGCAACTGCAGCAGACACAACAGGTTAACACG CAACAGCCCCAGCAACTACAAGTGCAGACGATACAGATACACCCACAACATCAACCAATACAAATACAC